One Alteromonas sp. KC3 DNA segment encodes these proteins:
- a CDS encoding ABC transporter permease translates to MRKLTFPLAWRLFLDDIASSHYRLLQMTQAIMMVFIITLTLASESVQNHLSLNMANLLGADAVISTFGALPDSHIEQLKAQSNAFIFTQSIKTTLTYKERWQSVTLKAVGNSYPLKGQLQVSDALAQAPYPSLSPPTPGTLWIDSRLASSLGVDVGERLSISRLSLVVSHIVQHEPDRLLEDHNVDMRALLHKDDFNKLGFSDDNIEYRYQMNANDAQLKRIVAYQNSTLLSAQLRHRNGVHPLALFWQRTENFIGLASVLLLFMASIAIFQISRLQIKKEQFFAAVCMSVGASRAQGFYISLVKWVLHLLLLFPVVLIVATWSHWALVSWLSDSLPSLLWKPNIATTVFSFIGCALLVALFQLPVWLSLKHASVRQLVFNLPTKKRSFLGVLCTLVAITFVAFSYSDNGLLTTMVLGSMASCIFLIAIVSWLSLALGEVITKRYSGLIPFTTFMMRKRLVSKSTQIMGVGLCAFLLLFTLMLLRDLGNTMHSYNRQFDGNLVISQANEKQMDSVMQWANAHDAQLRQRKPFVYATLTRINQQRLDDFATRPSESLATFKQAIRLHWTDNLPANNKVISGQWWSDDAQQWQQVSVEQEVLTDLGLNIGDVLTFAIAGRAVEFTIAASHAYIPGAGSMTFWVQMPASAMSHIVAPHYVMASLEVSEANLASLGILYKQHPSLRMISIREMTQRFDDTLALVTKIISGFALIIVCLACIVIVSSVLTYEQRERKKNSVIMSFGLPRRLCLTLNLIEWVITGSIAAFGAMFGTWLAGVLIYQSQFSMTYQPDFGWLATTLCIIVLTVVLIGYLASKRSLSSTIRELLTD, encoded by the coding sequence GTGCGTAAACTCACTTTTCCTCTAGCATGGCGCCTATTTTTAGACGATATCGCATCATCGCATTACCGTTTGCTACAGATGACCCAAGCAATAATGATGGTGTTTATTATCACCCTAACCTTAGCCAGTGAATCAGTGCAAAACCATTTGTCACTCAACATGGCTAACTTACTTGGTGCAGATGCAGTCATATCAACGTTTGGTGCACTGCCAGATTCACACATTGAACAGTTGAAAGCACAGAGCAATGCGTTCATTTTCACCCAAAGTATAAAGACAACGTTAACCTATAAAGAGCGCTGGCAGTCAGTAACGCTTAAAGCAGTAGGTAATAGCTATCCACTTAAGGGGCAATTACAAGTATCTGACGCTTTGGCTCAAGCCCCCTATCCTTCGCTTTCACCTCCAACGCCTGGAACCCTATGGATTGACTCTCGTCTAGCTTCAAGTCTAGGCGTTGACGTTGGAGAACGCTTATCCATCAGCCGGTTGTCGTTAGTCGTTTCACATATAGTGCAGCATGAGCCCGACAGACTTTTAGAGGATCACAATGTGGATATGCGTGCGCTACTTCACAAAGACGACTTTAATAAACTGGGGTTCAGTGATGACAATATTGAGTATCGCTATCAGATGAATGCCAACGATGCACAGCTTAAACGTATTGTCGCATATCAAAATAGCACCTTATTAAGTGCTCAGTTACGCCATCGTAATGGCGTGCATCCATTAGCCCTTTTTTGGCAACGCACCGAGAATTTCATAGGCTTAGCATCGGTGCTATTACTGTTTATGGCGTCTATCGCTATCTTTCAAATATCTCGCCTTCAAATAAAAAAAGAGCAATTCTTCGCTGCCGTGTGCATGAGCGTAGGCGCTTCGCGAGCACAAGGCTTTTATATATCTTTGGTTAAGTGGGTACTTCACCTACTTCTATTGTTTCCAGTAGTGTTAATTGTCGCTACGTGGAGTCATTGGGCGTTGGTAAGTTGGCTCTCTGATTCGTTGCCGTCTTTACTCTGGAAGCCTAATATCGCAACAACCGTTTTTTCCTTTATAGGCTGTGCGTTACTTGTAGCATTATTTCAGCTACCCGTTTGGCTATCGTTAAAACACGCCTCTGTTAGACAACTTGTTTTTAATCTTCCCACTAAAAAGCGCAGTTTTTTAGGTGTTCTGTGTACTCTCGTTGCCATTACCTTTGTTGCGTTTTCATACTCAGACAACGGCCTATTAACCACTATGGTATTAGGTTCTATGGCGAGCTGTATTTTCCTTATCGCAATTGTCAGCTGGTTAAGCCTCGCACTAGGCGAAGTAATCACAAAACGATATTCAGGTCTTATTCCCTTCACGACATTCATGATGAGAAAACGGTTGGTTAGCAAATCTACACAAATTATGGGTGTGGGATTGTGCGCATTTTTGCTGTTGTTTACGTTGATGTTGCTGCGTGACCTTGGCAATACGATGCACTCATATAACCGCCAGTTCGATGGCAACTTAGTGATTTCGCAAGCGAACGAAAAACAGATGGATTCTGTAATGCAATGGGCAAACGCGCATGACGCGCAACTACGTCAACGAAAGCCTTTTGTATACGCCACACTAACTCGCATTAACCAACAGCGCCTAGACGATTTTGCAACCAGACCAAGCGAGAGCTTAGCAACCTTCAAACAAGCAATACGGCTACATTGGACAGACAACCTACCTGCAAACAATAAGGTTATCAGCGGCCAGTGGTGGAGCGATGACGCACAGCAGTGGCAACAAGTCTCTGTTGAGCAGGAGGTATTAACAGATCTTGGACTTAACATCGGTGACGTACTCACATTTGCTATTGCAGGGCGGGCAGTTGAATTTACCATCGCCGCAAGTCATGCCTACATTCCAGGGGCCGGCTCTATGACGTTTTGGGTGCAAATGCCTGCGTCAGCTATGTCACACATTGTGGCTCCTCACTACGTTATGGCGAGCCTAGAAGTGAGCGAAGCTAACTTAGCTTCGCTCGGCATATTGTACAAACAACACCCTTCACTACGTATGATTTCAATTCGAGAAATGACCCAGCGTTTTGATGACACCCTTGCCCTTGTGACAAAAATCATCAGCGGTTTTGCGCTTATTATTGTATGTTTGGCCTGTATCGTTATTGTGTCTTCAGTGCTTACCTATGAACAAAGAGAACGCAAGAAAAATAGTGTGATCATGAGCTTTGGCTTACCGCGAAGGTTATGCCTTACGCTTAATCTTATAGAGTGGGTAATAACTGGCTCCATTGCAGCTTTCGGCGCTATGTTCGGTACGTGGTTGGCGGGAGTCCTCATTTATCAGTCGCAGTTTTCTATGACTTATCAACCCGATTTTGGCTGGCTAGCTACAACGCTTTGTATAATCGTTTTAACCGTTGTACTTATAGGCTACCTTGCAAGTAAGCGCAGTCTTTCAAGCACAATTCGAGAGTTACTTACCGATTAG
- a CDS encoding type 1 glutamine amidotransferase domain-containing protein produces the protein MQRILTRIFSIVFLCSAVSSALASSSDAQTRILMVVSGYGQAQGKEKPGFEFDEFAKAFLVFRANGIMVDIASPNGGAVEADQYDPNKAYNREVLADDAIMRKLNNTLALRDLSDHSAAQYSGIFVVGGKGAMFDLPYNEPLQNLIASIYEKQGVVAAVCHGPAALVNVKLSNGEYLIAGKTINGFTNDEEQLFGKKWAPQFDFMLEDKLIANGAKFQSSDIMLEHVAVDGNLVTGQNPSSTIGVANAMLEALNIKVKPTTVYKDDRTLAQIAAYLDGDDAALQHITTSPETHHMALVGMYGYYYLQLAPTEHKQRQALALMLLAQEAINNPALDVQIAKTQYQLGDTMASRQTLAQTLKQHPDFEPAQQLLATISQ, from the coding sequence ATGCAACGTATATTAACTCGAATTTTTTCGATTGTGTTTTTGTGTAGCGCAGTATCATCGGCTTTAGCGTCGAGTAGTGATGCGCAGACTCGTATATTGATGGTTGTCAGCGGCTATGGACAAGCTCAGGGCAAAGAGAAGCCCGGATTTGAGTTTGATGAATTTGCCAAGGCTTTTTTGGTATTCAGAGCTAACGGCATAATGGTGGATATAGCCAGCCCAAATGGTGGCGCTGTTGAGGCCGACCAATACGACCCGAACAAAGCGTATAATCGTGAAGTATTGGCTGATGACGCAATTATGCGCAAGCTCAATAACACGCTAGCCCTTCGTGACCTTAGTGACCATAGCGCAGCGCAATACTCAGGTATTTTTGTCGTGGGTGGCAAAGGTGCTATGTTCGACCTTCCCTACAATGAGCCACTGCAAAACCTCATTGCAAGCATCTACGAAAAACAAGGTGTGGTAGCGGCAGTTTGTCACGGGCCAGCTGCGCTGGTAAACGTAAAGCTGTCTAACGGTGAATACCTTATTGCAGGCAAAACCATAAACGGCTTTACTAATGATGAAGAACAACTATTTGGTAAAAAGTGGGCACCGCAATTCGATTTCATGCTTGAAGATAAACTCATTGCCAATGGCGCAAAATTTCAGTCCTCGGATATTATGCTTGAACATGTTGCCGTAGATGGCAACCTGGTGACTGGACAAAATCCTTCGTCTACCATAGGCGTGGCGAATGCCATGCTTGAGGCGCTTAATATCAAAGTAAAGCCAACTACCGTGTATAAGGATGACCGCACCCTTGCGCAAATTGCTGCTTACCTTGATGGTGACGACGCTGCGCTACAACACATTACCACGTCACCGGAAACGCACCATATGGCCCTTGTGGGAATGTACGGCTATTACTATCTTCAGCTTGCCCCTACCGAGCACAAGCAACGCCAAGCCCTGGCCCTAATGTTACTCGCACAAGAGGCAATTAATAATCCTGCGTTAGATGTGCAAATTGCTAAAACTCAATATCAACTGGGTGATACTATGGCAAGTAGGCAAACGTTGGCGCAAACGCTTAAGCAGCATCCAGATTTTGAGCCTGCGCAGCAATTGTTAGCGACAATTTCGCAATAA
- a CDS encoding response regulator transcription factor — MTMSKGLHILLIEDEVSIAKNIAQYMEHKGHVLDFAVRGDQGLDLALNAYYDVVILDLNLPSMDGLNVCQTIREKSERHVPILMLTARDSIDDKVSGFHVGTDDYLTKPFSLQELEVRCIALSKRHLLQTTDKIELGPLTIDRKSKTASRDGQSLSLSSMGFRILQILAEAHPQVVSRSQLTQQLWGDEPTESDALRSHIYQLRNVVDKPFSSPLIKTVFGAGFALSVDDNNAV; from the coding sequence ATGACAATGTCTAAAGGCTTGCACATACTGTTAATAGAAGACGAAGTCAGTATTGCAAAAAACATTGCACAATACATGGAGCACAAAGGGCATGTACTTGATTTTGCGGTACGTGGCGACCAAGGGCTCGATTTAGCACTCAATGCCTACTATGACGTTGTCATCCTTGATTTAAACCTGCCTAGCATGGACGGACTGAATGTTTGCCAAACAATTCGTGAAAAGTCTGAACGCCATGTTCCAATTCTAATGCTTACCGCTCGTGACAGTATTGATGACAAAGTGTCAGGGTTTCACGTTGGGACAGACGACTACCTTACTAAGCCATTCTCGTTACAAGAGCTTGAAGTACGTTGTATTGCATTATCAAAACGCCACTTACTTCAAACTACCGATAAAATTGAACTTGGGCCGCTAACCATTGACCGTAAAAGCAAAACTGCGAGTCGTGATGGGCAGTCTCTATCATTAAGTTCAATGGGATTTAGGATCTTACAAATTTTAGCCGAAGCCCATCCACAAGTGGTAAGTCGTTCCCAGTTAACACAGCAACTGTGGGGTGATGAACCTACCGAATCTGATGCGTTGCGTTCTCACATCTACCAGTTGCGCAATGTGGTCGATAAACCCTTTTCCTCGCCCTTAATTAAAACCGTATTTGGTGCAGGCTTTGCTTTGTCCGTTGATGATAACAACGCAGTGTAA
- a CDS encoding sensor histidine kinase — MKLAKRKFHSLSRRIIWRFCLFTLIISSIYGLITLSLMYTIEDSFIERGVAQEADYLNAQFGTTGQWPSPRTPDMQLVFSESDLPDDIRALAIEEPQRKEFFGQNGRHYHLYRFNDHPGTYLVAEVSKQLLVRPIRGGVIQFLVISAATVTVIACLIAWLIGRRTTRPLNELASAVDGVDITTLSTQFAEQRSSYTDVNHYPNNEVGILARAFDRTLKRIAMAMEREQSFTRDVSHELRTPLAVIKNAVEVAQLKQSSNKTVHNEQVLERIANAAEQMERTVETLLMLAREEHTPSSSTSVKLMPLLEQSILDNRLLLEHKPVEVEINDSCNTDVTAEPNVLKVILDNIVSNAFKYTLQGSVLFTVKNGTLYIKDTGPGIQQDIAHLVTQRGVKGEQSTGLGFGLSIVKRLCEHQGLALTVCSPSDTAGTEITLRFH, encoded by the coding sequence ATGAAACTCGCTAAACGTAAATTTCACAGCTTAAGCCGTCGTATTATTTGGCGCTTTTGCTTGTTCACGCTCATCATTTCATCTATTTACGGTCTTATTACGCTGTCTTTGATGTATACGATAGAGGATAGCTTCATTGAACGAGGCGTGGCACAAGAAGCTGACTATCTAAACGCACAATTTGGCACCACGGGTCAGTGGCCTTCACCAAGAACACCTGACATGCAACTGGTGTTTTCTGAAAGCGACCTTCCTGACGACATTAGAGCCCTTGCAATTGAAGAGCCTCAAAGGAAAGAATTCTTTGGTCAAAATGGACGTCACTATCATTTGTATCGCTTTAATGATCACCCCGGTACATATCTTGTTGCCGAAGTAAGCAAACAATTACTTGTACGCCCAATACGTGGTGGCGTCATTCAGTTTCTAGTGATAAGCGCTGCGACAGTAACCGTGATTGCCTGTTTGATCGCTTGGCTAATCGGGCGTCGCACCACGCGTCCACTTAATGAACTGGCAAGCGCAGTAGATGGCGTAGATATCACCACACTATCAACACAGTTTGCTGAACAGCGTTCTTCCTATACCGATGTAAACCACTACCCCAACAACGAGGTTGGCATATTGGCTCGCGCTTTTGATAGAACGCTAAAACGCATTGCAATGGCGATGGAGCGTGAACAAAGTTTTACTCGAGATGTGAGTCACGAGTTAAGAACGCCCCTCGCGGTTATTAAAAATGCTGTAGAAGTGGCTCAATTGAAGCAAAGCAGCAATAAAACTGTTCACAATGAGCAGGTGCTCGAGCGCATTGCCAATGCCGCTGAGCAGATGGAAAGAACTGTAGAAACCCTTCTGATGTTAGCGCGTGAGGAGCACACTCCATCTAGCAGCACTTCTGTGAAACTAATGCCACTTTTAGAACAATCGATATTAGATAACCGCTTGCTACTTGAACATAAACCTGTCGAAGTAGAAATTAATGACAGTTGTAACACTGACGTAACTGCAGAGCCCAATGTGCTAAAAGTTATTCTTGATAACATTGTGAGTAACGCGTTCAAATACACGCTTCAAGGTAGTGTGCTGTTTACGGTAAAAAACGGTACTCTTTATATCAAAGATACTGGCCCGGGAATTCAACAAGATATCGCTCATTTGGTTACCCAACGGGGCGTGAAGGGCGAACAAAGTACAGGGCTTGGCTTTGGTTTATCGATTGTAAAACGACTTTGTGAACATCAAGGCCTTGCGCTGACCGTTTGCAGCCCTTCTGATACTGCTGGCACAGAAATCACTTTGCGCTTTCATTAA
- a CDS encoding oxidoreductase-like domain-containing protein, which produces MTNTTTQEGQALPPEPEKPLRDDCCGGGSCCPCIWDVYYEKLAKWREAKKAIEEKRENKTGK; this is translated from the coding sequence ATGACTAATACCACAACCCAAGAAGGCCAAGCACTCCCTCCAGAGCCAGAGAAGCCATTGCGAGACGATTGCTGTGGAGGCGGTTCATGTTGTCCATGCATTTGGGATGTATATTATGAAAAACTGGCAAAGTGGCGAGAAGCCAAAAAAGCAATAGAAGAGAAACGAGAAAACAAAACTGGCAAGTAA
- a CDS encoding phage tail protein: MKQPNKRQLVAISSLALSSMLLPTTASACSTDVYLGTLCLFGGNFTIRGYASAQGQLLPISQNTALFSLFGTTYGGDGRTTFALPDLRGRSPIGQGTGPGLDTIRLGQRGGSTTHTLSVLEMPSHNHAASTTIVNNVDSSASSATLRALAANADTNVPTGSVLANSPRRENIYNSGTPNVDMSADAIVLDVQVSVSSNATTTVLPAGGSVPFNIRSPYLGMNWLVATQGIFPSRS, encoded by the coding sequence ATGAAACAGCCAAATAAACGTCAATTAGTTGCTATCTCAAGTTTAGCGTTAAGCTCAATGTTACTTCCCACTACCGCTAGCGCATGCTCAACCGATGTATACTTGGGAACGCTTTGCCTATTCGGTGGTAATTTTACAATTAGAGGTTATGCTTCTGCCCAAGGGCAATTACTCCCTATAAGTCAAAACACCGCTCTGTTTTCGTTGTTCGGTACCACCTATGGCGGCGATGGAAGAACAACATTTGCGCTCCCTGACCTACGCGGCCGATCTCCCATAGGACAAGGAACGGGTCCTGGTCTGGATACCATTAGACTAGGACAGCGTGGTGGGTCTACAACTCATACTCTCAGCGTTTTAGAAATGCCTTCTCATAATCACGCAGCGTCTACAACAATTGTGAACAATGTTGACTCGTCAGCCAGTTCCGCCACATTGCGAGCGCTGGCGGCAAATGCAGATACCAACGTACCAACAGGGAGTGTACTCGCGAACAGCCCGAGAAGAGAAAATATATATAATTCAGGAACGCCTAACGTCGATATGAGTGCCGATGCTATCGTGTTAGATGTGCAAGTATCAGTAAGCAGCAATGCGACTACCACGGTGTTGCCAGCGGGCGGGTCGGTTCCATTTAATATACGCAGCCCCTATTTAGGTATGAATTGGCTAGTTGCTACACAGGGAATATTCCCTTCTCGAAGCTAA
- a CDS encoding tetratricopeptide repeat protein — protein MRIVFLLMAYWAILPSTSVNAKTEDWAAPLLKAIELQSKGEYVRAYELMREPANKGNGLAQFNLALHHDLGWSRKRNQANACLWYERAAKNNMPLAMQKYADCLNEGITAPSDGDVALYWYQMAFQNGIYESACSAGKLLIENSKDSRKDIEQGLDLCRISAEKGSIEAALFLGELYYSDEIVDRNPILAIKLFQLASPDKQPTAALYIAKMFDEGDGVQQDVKQAAYWYEIAAAQGLGEAYLPLAALYWELYTTSQQENERFLAKSYLWINASAALDLPDKNDEAAIRSYIINETPPHWKEELDILVSTHVQNHHNAKAKKH, from the coding sequence ATGCGTATTGTATTTTTATTAATGGCTTACTGGGCAATTTTGCCCAGTACGTCAGTAAATGCGAAAACAGAAGATTGGGCTGCACCTTTGCTTAAGGCTATCGAATTGCAGAGCAAAGGTGAATACGTACGTGCTTACGAGTTAATGCGCGAACCTGCAAACAAAGGGAATGGCTTAGCGCAATTTAATTTGGCGCTACACCACGATTTAGGCTGGTCTCGCAAACGCAACCAAGCAAATGCGTGTTTGTGGTATGAGCGGGCAGCCAAAAATAATATGCCATTGGCAATGCAGAAATATGCAGATTGTTTAAATGAAGGCATTACTGCACCAAGTGATGGTGACGTCGCGTTGTATTGGTATCAAATGGCTTTTCAAAACGGTATTTACGAGTCTGCTTGTTCAGCGGGTAAACTGCTTATTGAAAATAGCAAAGACAGCAGGAAAGACATTGAACAAGGATTGGATCTTTGCAGAATATCAGCTGAAAAAGGCAGTATAGAAGCCGCTCTTTTTCTTGGGGAACTTTATTACAGCGACGAAATTGTAGATAGAAACCCTATTCTTGCAATCAAACTGTTCCAGCTTGCGTCTCCTGACAAACAACCCACTGCTGCACTTTATATAGCCAAGATGTTTGATGAGGGTGATGGTGTACAACAAGACGTTAAGCAAGCTGCTTATTGGTATGAAATAGCGGCCGCACAGGGACTGGGCGAAGCCTATCTACCCTTAGCAGCACTATACTGGGAATTGTACACCACGAGCCAACAAGAAAATGAACGCTTTCTTGCAAAGTCATATCTCTGGATTAACGCATCGGCAGCGCTTGATTTACCTGATAAAAACGATGAAGCTGCTATCCGTTCATATATTATCAATGAAACTCCTCCTCACTGGAAAGAGGAGCTTGATATTTTAGTTTCCACACACGTCCAAAACCATCATAATGCTAAGGCCAAAAAGCACTAG
- a CDS encoding zinc-binding alcohol dehydrogenase family protein: protein MKAVGYTQSLAINENDALIDVDIEKPSASGRDLLVKVNAIAVNPVDYKIRQRVNPEAGTPKILGWDAVGEVVEIGADVSEFAVGDRVYYAGDLTRQGTNAEYQLVDERIVGHAPKTLSDSEAAALPLTTITAYELLFDHLALVQQQEKSDEVVLVVGAAGGVGSIMLQLLKTLTGATVIATASRQSSKDWVVSLGADYVVDHSKPMAQQIEALNIGQVTHVASLNNTGAYVEAFVEVMKPKGKLALIDDPESLDVSKLKQKSLSLHWEFMFTRSMFETDDIVEQSHLLNHVANLIDEGKVKTTVGKHLGKINAANLKKAHQILEEGSAIGKLVLEGF from the coding sequence ATGAAAGCTGTTGGATATACCCAGTCACTAGCAATTAATGAGAATGATGCACTAATTGATGTAGATATTGAAAAGCCGTCTGCATCCGGACGCGACTTATTGGTGAAAGTAAACGCGATTGCGGTTAATCCAGTAGATTATAAAATTCGTCAGCGCGTCAATCCTGAAGCGGGCACTCCCAAGATACTAGGGTGGGACGCTGTTGGAGAAGTTGTTGAGATAGGTGCTGATGTCTCTGAGTTCGCTGTCGGTGATCGAGTGTATTATGCAGGAGATCTCACACGCCAAGGTACGAATGCTGAATACCAGTTGGTGGACGAGCGCATTGTAGGACATGCGCCTAAAACTCTGTCAGATAGCGAAGCTGCAGCCCTACCTTTAACAACTATTACGGCGTATGAATTATTGTTTGACCATTTGGCGCTAGTACAACAGCAAGAAAAAAGTGACGAAGTGGTTTTGGTCGTTGGGGCTGCTGGTGGCGTTGGTTCAATAATGCTTCAGCTACTAAAAACGCTAACAGGGGCAACAGTTATCGCGACAGCCTCTCGCCAAAGTTCAAAAGACTGGGTGGTCTCATTAGGTGCTGATTACGTTGTTGATCACAGCAAACCGATGGCGCAGCAAATTGAAGCACTCAACATTGGGCAAGTTACCCACGTAGCTAGCTTAAATAACACGGGGGCCTACGTTGAAGCCTTTGTTGAAGTCATGAAGCCTAAAGGTAAACTTGCCCTAATTGATGATCCTGAGTCTTTAGATGTGAGCAAACTCAAGCAGAAGAGTTTATCGTTACACTGGGAGTTCATGTTTACACGCTCGATGTTTGAAACAGACGATATAGTTGAACAAAGTCACTTGCTAAATCACGTTGCTAATCTAATTGATGAAGGCAAAGTGAAAACCACAGTGGGAAAACACCTGGGCAAGATAAATGCGGCTAATTTGAAAAAAGCCCACCAAATATTGGAAGAGGGTAGTGCTATTGGCAAGCTAGTGCTTGAAGGCTTTTAA
- a CDS encoding LysR family transcriptional regulator, protein MLLDDFNVVLKVAEFRNITAAATHLNMRSATASAAIKRVEQHLGAELFVRTTRSLRLSAAGERFIPVCEEAMGLLVNAQHHLKGETGEIEGELRLGLSSDLGRNIIVPWLDSFMEEHEKVSVKLHFSDSNVDFYRDPIDLALRYGSPDDASVYGFKICEVPRLLVASPSFLANNGTPSNIDELRDCNGLFYQLHDKVYKEWEFLHQEKQLKIKMQGNRTANDGEVVRKWAVAGKGVAVKSSLDTCDDILNGRLVTFLPDYTPKPTQLWLICPSRQSITPAVRLLRDMLKTRCEMLLSSLVTQGIINEKQI, encoded by the coding sequence ATGTTACTAGACGATTTTAATGTTGTTTTAAAGGTAGCGGAGTTTCGCAATATTACCGCAGCGGCTACTCACTTAAATATGCGCAGTGCTACTGCGAGTGCTGCCATTAAGCGCGTGGAACAGCACCTAGGGGCAGAATTATTTGTGAGAACTACACGTTCATTACGTTTGTCTGCGGCGGGTGAACGCTTTATTCCTGTTTGTGAAGAAGCAATGGGGTTATTAGTCAACGCTCAACATCACCTTAAAGGTGAAACAGGGGAAATAGAAGGTGAATTGCGTCTGGGATTATCGTCTGACTTAGGAAGAAACATAATCGTTCCATGGCTGGACTCGTTTATGGAAGAACATGAAAAGGTGAGCGTGAAGCTTCACTTTAGTGACAGCAATGTAGACTTTTATCGTGACCCTATCGACCTAGCCTTGCGCTATGGATCGCCCGACGACGCCAGCGTATACGGCTTCAAAATTTGCGAAGTTCCTCGTTTACTGGTGGCCTCCCCGTCTTTTTTGGCAAATAACGGCACGCCGTCAAACATCGATGAACTGCGCGACTGCAATGGGCTTTTTTATCAATTGCACGATAAAGTGTACAAAGAATGGGAGTTCTTACATCAAGAGAAACAGCTGAAAATTAAGATGCAGGGAAACCGCACCGCCAATGACGGTGAAGTTGTGCGAAAGTGGGCAGTTGCAGGTAAAGGTGTGGCGGTAAAGTCCAGTCTGGATACATGTGACGATATTTTAAATGGCCGGTTAGTAACATTTTTGCCTGATTACACGCCAAAACCCACCCAACTATGGCTAATTTGCCCAAGCCGCCAATCTATTACACCCGCAGTGCGTTTGTTGCGAGATATGCTAAAAACACGCTGTGAGATGCTCCTTTCGTCATTGGTGACACAAGGCATTATCAACGAAAAGCAAATATGA